One window from the genome of Actinoplanes teichomyceticus ATCC 31121 encodes:
- a CDS encoding MFS transporter — MTAPLSRNRDYRLLWLSQAGAEFGHNATTIAFPLLVLAVSGSTAASGLVLSAIAAAQLVAGLPAGAVADRWNRKRVMLACEAAQALALAGLVAAVLAGVATVPHMVAVAAVLGVCTALFEPAEDATLAALVPEEQLGAAVAANAARTSLGQVAGTAAGGVLFAAGRFLPFAVDVLTHVAAFAALAFLRVPPRRPAPEPVRRLGPEMLAGLRWMWRHPVIRSTTGYAVVLNLFFSAFYLVVIVLAQRRGATAAEIGLMAAMLGAGGVAGALLAPPLHRLLGPYVSVTAVFWVLSVLVPLTAPARDGYLIGALFALMALLAPTANTTIVTQQMLLTPDGLRGRLSGALGLLTGAAGALGPVLGGLLTELLPGTGAVLVCAAGMAVVTVLATASPVLRALPRRQPAPVPE, encoded by the coding sequence GTGACGGCGCCGCTGTCGCGTAACCGGGACTACCGGCTGCTCTGGCTGAGCCAGGCCGGCGCCGAGTTCGGGCACAACGCCACCACGATCGCGTTTCCGCTGCTGGTGCTCGCGGTCAGCGGTTCCACGGCCGCGTCCGGCCTGGTGCTGAGCGCCATCGCGGCCGCCCAGCTGGTGGCGGGGCTGCCGGCCGGCGCGGTCGCGGACCGCTGGAACCGCAAGCGGGTGATGCTGGCCTGCGAGGCGGCACAGGCGCTGGCGCTGGCCGGTCTGGTCGCCGCGGTGCTCGCCGGGGTGGCGACGGTGCCGCACATGGTCGCCGTCGCGGCGGTGCTCGGCGTCTGCACCGCGCTGTTCGAGCCGGCCGAGGACGCCACCCTGGCCGCGCTGGTGCCCGAGGAGCAGCTCGGCGCCGCGGTCGCCGCCAACGCGGCGCGTACCTCCCTGGGGCAGGTGGCCGGCACGGCGGCCGGCGGCGTGCTGTTCGCCGCCGGGCGGTTCCTGCCGTTCGCCGTGGACGTGCTGACCCACGTGGCCGCGTTCGCCGCGCTGGCCTTCCTGCGGGTGCCGCCGCGCCGGCCGGCGCCGGAGCCGGTGCGCCGGCTGGGTCCGGAGATGCTGGCCGGGCTGCGCTGGATGTGGCGGCACCCGGTGATCCGCTCCACCACCGGGTACGCGGTCGTGCTGAACCTGTTCTTCAGCGCCTTCTACCTGGTGGTGATCGTGCTGGCGCAGCGGCGGGGCGCCACCGCGGCCGAGATCGGGCTGATGGCCGCGATGCTCGGCGCGGGCGGGGTGGCCGGCGCCCTGCTGGCGCCGCCGCTGCACCGGCTGCTCGGCCCGTACGTCTCGGTCACCGCGGTGTTCTGGGTGCTGTCCGTCCTGGTCCCGCTGACCGCGCCGGCCCGCGACGGCTACCTGATCGGCGCCCTGTTCGCCCTGATGGCCCTGCTCGCGCCGACCGCGAACACCACCATCGTCACCCAGCAGATGCTGCTCACCCCGGACGGGCTGCGCGGCCGGCTCAGCGGCGCGCTGGGACTGCTGACCGGCGCCGCCGGGGCGCTCGGCCCGGTGCTCGGCGGGCTGCTCACCGAGCTGCTCCCGGGCACGGGCGCGGTGCTGGTCTGCGCCGCCGGCATGGCCGTGGTGACGGTCCTCGCCACCGCCAGCCCGGTGCTGCGCGCGCTGCCCCGGCGTCAACCGGCGCCGGTACCCGAGTGA
- a CDS encoding MbtH family protein: MDDDARYEVLRNDEDQYSLWLLGHDVPAGWHRVGKEGTRDECSAYVDEVWTDMRPRSLREQMDGAATA, translated from the coding sequence ATGGACGACGACGCCCGCTACGAGGTGCTGCGCAACGACGAGGACCAGTATTCGCTGTGGCTGCTGGGGCACGACGTGCCGGCCGGATGGCACCGGGTCGGCAAGGAGGGCACCCGCGACGAGTGCTCCGCCTACGTCGACGAGGTGTGGACCGACATGCGGCCGCGCAGCCTGCGTGAGCAGATGGACGGGGCCGCGACGGCCTGA
- a CDS encoding RtcB family protein yields MQKINERLLNWASLVEDETLRQAEKASRLPFIHPHIALMPDAHLGKGATVGSVIPTRGALIPAAVGVDIGCGMAAVRTQHHRDDLPPDLSRLRTSIERAVPLSAGGYNTRLTDSARARADRLAAAAAGLGFDPGEYAKNWQLQLGTLGSGNHFIEVCRDESGAVWLFLHSGSRGVGNRIASHHIRVAQQVMARRGISVPDRDLAYLSEGTEEFAAYLRELRWAQDFALANRDEMMDRVLACFAEFTGAPVEQRERVQCHHNYTEQETHFGERVWLSRKGAINAGAGVPGLIPGSMGDASYVVVGRGNAMALHSSPHGAGRAYSRSRARRTFTRAQLREAMKGIEFRDTDAFLDEIPQAYKPIDVVMRDAADLVEIRHTLRQLVNVKGD; encoded by the coding sequence GTGCAGAAGATCAACGAACGTCTGCTCAACTGGGCCAGCCTCGTCGAGGACGAGACCCTGCGGCAGGCCGAGAAGGCGTCCCGGCTACCGTTCATCCACCCGCACATCGCCCTGATGCCGGACGCGCACCTGGGCAAGGGCGCCACCGTCGGGTCGGTCATCCCCACCCGCGGCGCGCTGATCCCGGCCGCGGTCGGCGTCGACATCGGCTGCGGCATGGCCGCGGTGCGCACCCAGCACCACCGCGACGACCTGCCCCCGGACCTGAGCCGGTTGCGGACCTCGATCGAGCGGGCGGTCCCGCTCTCGGCCGGCGGTTACAACACCCGGCTGACCGACTCGGCGCGGGCGCGGGCGGACCGGCTGGCCGCGGCGGCGGCCGGCCTCGGCTTCGACCCCGGCGAGTACGCGAAGAACTGGCAGCTGCAGCTGGGCACGCTGGGCAGCGGCAACCACTTCATCGAGGTGTGCCGTGACGAGTCCGGGGCGGTGTGGCTGTTCCTGCACTCCGGCTCCCGCGGGGTCGGCAACAGGATCGCCAGCCACCACATCCGGGTCGCGCAGCAGGTCATGGCCCGGCGCGGGATCAGCGTGCCGGACCGGGACCTGGCGTACCTGTCCGAGGGCACCGAGGAGTTCGCGGCGTACCTGCGGGAGCTGCGCTGGGCGCAGGACTTCGCGCTGGCCAACCGGGACGAGATGATGGACCGGGTGCTGGCCTGCTTCGCCGAGTTCACCGGCGCCCCGGTCGAGCAGCGCGAACGGGTGCAGTGCCACCACAACTACACCGAGCAGGAGACCCACTTCGGCGAGCGGGTGTGGCTGTCACGCAAGGGCGCGATCAACGCCGGCGCCGGGGTGCCGGGACTGATCCCCGGCTCGATGGGCGACGCGTCGTACGTGGTGGTCGGGCGGGGCAACGCGATGGCGCTGCACTCGTCGCCGCACGGGGCGGGGCGGGCGTACTCGCGGTCCAGGGCGCGCCGGACGTTCACCCGGGCGCAGCTGCGGGAGGCGATGAAGGGCATCGAGTTCCGCGACACCGACGCGTTCCTCGACGAGATCCCGCAGGCGTACAAGCCGATCGACGTGGTCATGCGCGACGCCGCCGACCTGGTCGAGATCCGGCACACCCTGCGGCAGCTCGTCAACGTCAAGGGCGATTGA
- a CDS encoding cytochrome P450, translating to MAKQRRWYPDDSVGLAVQGYAWLPDEWRRAGAWSAVHTRLLGRRAVALRGPQAVRFFYDESHVRRHGAIPEPVRGTLFGHGAVHTLDGEDHRRRKAIFQGLLKDPRRVGDLARRVGQAWDEAVAGWAGRPRVVLFDEASRVITRAVHDWAGVPLAAGEVAATAADLTAMVDGFATLGPRHWRARRARGRQERRLAALVEQVRSGTAEAAPDSVLATVAGHDELEPELAAVELLNILRPTVAVAWFVAFTGHALHRWPQQRDRLREGDLGYAVAFAHEVRRFYPFAPFVGGLAVRDLTFQEHRIPKGAMVLLDIYGQNHDAALWPDPYRFDPDRFVGREPGRDELIPQGGGDPAGNHRCPGEDVTVALLTTIATRLARLDYTVPEQDLTISLRRIPTLPASRFVLIPGGRAGAGAAAGPRADLARR from the coding sequence ATGGCGAAGCAACGGCGTTGGTATCCCGATGACAGCGTGGGCCTGGCGGTGCAGGGTTACGCCTGGCTGCCCGACGAGTGGCGCCGGGCCGGCGCCTGGAGCGCCGTGCACACCCGGCTGCTGGGCCGCCGCGCGGTGGCGCTGCGCGGCCCGCAGGCGGTGCGGTTCTTCTACGACGAGTCGCACGTGCGCCGGCACGGCGCCATCCCGGAGCCGGTGCGGGGCACCCTGTTCGGCCACGGGGCGGTGCACACCCTCGACGGCGAGGACCACCGGCGGCGCAAGGCGATCTTCCAGGGCCTGCTCAAGGACCCGCGCCGGGTCGGTGACCTGGCCCGGCGGGTCGGGCAGGCGTGGGACGAGGCGGTCGCCGGATGGGCCGGGCGCCCGCGGGTGGTGCTCTTCGACGAGGCCAGCCGGGTGATCACCCGGGCGGTCCACGACTGGGCCGGGGTGCCGCTGGCCGCCGGCGAGGTGGCCGCGACCGCCGCCGACCTCACCGCGATGGTGGACGGCTTCGCCACCCTGGGCCCGCGCCACTGGCGCGCCCGCCGGGCCCGCGGCCGCCAGGAACGCCGGCTCGCCGCGCTGGTCGAGCAGGTCCGATCCGGTACGGCCGAGGCCGCGCCGGACTCGGTCCTCGCGACCGTCGCCGGGCACGACGAGCTGGAGCCGGAGCTGGCCGCGGTCGAGCTGCTCAACATCCTGCGCCCGACCGTCGCGGTGGCGTGGTTCGTGGCGTTCACCGGGCACGCCCTGCACCGCTGGCCACAGCAGCGCGACCGGCTGCGCGAGGGCGACCTGGGGTATGCGGTGGCCTTCGCCCACGAGGTGCGCCGGTTCTACCCGTTCGCACCGTTCGTCGGCGGCCTGGCCGTGCGGGACCTGACCTTCCAGGAGCACCGGATCCCGAAGGGCGCGATGGTGCTGCTCGACATCTACGGGCAGAACCACGACGCGGCCCTGTGGCCGGACCCGTACCGCTTCGACCCGGACCGCTTCGTGGGCCGCGAGCCGGGCCGTGACGAGCTCATCCCGCAGGGTGGTGGCGACCCGGCCGGCAACCACCGGTGCCCGGGCGAGGACGTCACCGTCGCGCTGCTGACCACCATCGCCACCCGCCTGGCCCGGCTCGACTACACCGTGCCGGAGCAGGACCTGACCATCTCCCTGCGGCGGATCCCGACGCTGCCGGCCAGCCGTTTCGTGCTGATCCCGGGCGGCCGGGCCGGCGCGGGCGCCGCCGCCGGGCCGCGAGCCGACCTGGCGCGGCGCTGA
- a CDS encoding universal stress protein yields the protein MQTPTIMVATDGAATGEATIRWAAAEAGRRHCRLSVVHVLDWDWTMARYDIQGAQFEAARRLAEEVTAGAVAQARAAVPELDIVASTPVGDPVTRLLDAAEGAQLLVLGTRGRGGFTGLLLGSVSQRLATHAACPVVVVRGHAGATEGPVAAGIDDSPAAEHVLAAAFAAAASRGARLVVVRSYLPAVPLYYLRDAAPELVETPEQDAAERIRLHEQLAPWRERYPDVPVETLLSHGGAAGLLVGVSRGAQLVVVGSRGHGVLAGSLLGSTGLQLLQHAECPVQIVRRSGDQQRGHAPAHRERRAPRDRAADPR from the coding sequence ATGCAGACTCCCACCATCATGGTCGCCACCGACGGCGCCGCCACCGGCGAGGCGACGATCCGCTGGGCGGCCGCCGAGGCCGGACGCCGGCACTGCCGGCTGTCCGTGGTGCACGTCCTGGACTGGGACTGGACCATGGCCCGCTACGACATCCAGGGCGCCCAGTTCGAGGCCGCCCGCCGGCTCGCCGAGGAGGTGACCGCCGGAGCTGTCGCGCAGGCCCGGGCCGCCGTCCCGGAGCTGGACATCGTGGCGAGCACGCCGGTCGGCGACCCGGTCACCCGGCTGCTGGACGCCGCCGAGGGGGCGCAGCTGCTGGTGCTCGGCACCCGCGGCCGCGGCGGGTTCACCGGGCTGCTGCTCGGCTCGGTCAGCCAGCGCCTCGCCACCCACGCGGCGTGCCCGGTGGTCGTGGTGCGCGGGCACGCCGGCGCCACCGAGGGCCCGGTCGCCGCCGGGATCGACGACTCACCGGCCGCCGAGCACGTCCTGGCCGCGGCCTTCGCCGCCGCGGCGTCCCGCGGCGCCCGCCTCGTGGTGGTCCGGTCCTACCTGCCCGCCGTGCCGCTGTACTACCTGCGCGACGCCGCGCCGGAGCTGGTGGAGACCCCGGAGCAGGACGCCGCCGAGCGCATCCGGCTGCACGAGCAGCTGGCGCCGTGGCGGGAGCGGTATCCGGACGTGCCGGTCGAGACGCTGCTCTCGCACGGCGGCGCGGCCGGGCTGCTGGTCGGCGTGTCCCGCGGCGCCCAGCTGGTCGTGGTCGGCAGCCGCGGTCACGGCGTGCTCGCCGGATCACTGCTCGGGTCGACCGGCCTGCAGCTGCTGCAGCACGCCGAGTGTCCGGTCCAGATCGTCCGGCGCAGCGGCGACCAGCAGCGCGGCCACGCGCCGGCGCACCGGGAACGGCGGGCCCCGCGCGACCGGGCCGCCGACCCGCGGTGA
- a CDS encoding SRPBCC family protein, whose product MRTALLLGVAALAAAALSPPARRWCLTWGATADEATGPVPGDDLLPDAALVSTRAVTIGAAPGAVWPWLVQMGSGRGGAYTYDGIENLFGLDMHSADTILPHLQDLKAGDLLPLGPGGPGMRVEICRPGRTLAFRSDDGAWVWIFDLRADPGGTRLVSRNRIDPPGASRLRRLLYDAVMSPGSLVMERRMLLGIKSRAERVAG is encoded by the coding sequence ATGAGAACCGCTCTGCTGCTCGGTGTCGCGGCACTGGCCGCCGCGGCGCTGTCGCCCCCGGCCCGCCGCTGGTGCCTGACCTGGGGCGCCACGGCCGACGAGGCCACCGGCCCGGTGCCGGGCGACGACCTGCTGCCGGACGCGGCCCTGGTCTCCACCCGCGCCGTCACCATCGGCGCGGCGCCGGGCGCGGTCTGGCCGTGGCTGGTGCAGATGGGCAGCGGCCGTGGCGGCGCGTACACCTACGACGGGATCGAGAACCTCTTCGGCCTGGACATGCACAGCGCGGACACCATCCTGCCGCACCTGCAGGACCTGAAGGCCGGTGACCTGCTGCCCCTGGGGCCGGGCGGACCGGGGATGCGGGTGGAGATCTGTCGGCCGGGGCGCACCCTGGCGTTCCGCTCGGACGACGGCGCCTGGGTGTGGATCTTCGATCTGCGGGCCGACCCGGGCGGCACCCGCCTGGTCAGCCGCAACCGGATCGACCCGCCGGGCGCGAGCCGGCTCCGGCGGCTGCTCTACGACGCGGTGATGTCCCCGGGCAGCCTGGTCATGGAACGCCGGATGCTGCTCGGCATCAAGTCCCGGGCGGAACGGGTCGCCGGCTGA
- a CDS encoding universal stress protein, with the protein MRTPTVVVAADGTDASRSALVWAAGEAQRRGDPLRVVHVLDWDWSAARYEFAGDLFEAERGQAEALVAAAARQARGVAPDLDVETDVLIGDPAAQLIIDSESADLMVLGRRGHGGFAGLRLGSVSQRVATHAHCPVAVIRAEPAVDRPVAAGVDDSAAADRVLEAAFTAAQQRGARLVLIRSYLPPFPRYRGSLPPAELHTPQQDAAERARFAEQVGPWQDKFPDVPVELLLSHSGAASVLVGVSHGAQLIIVGSRGHGVIAGTLLGSTGLQLLHHAGCPVLIVRPGAGR; encoded by the coding sequence ATGCGGACACCGACCGTCGTCGTCGCGGCCGACGGCACCGATGCCAGCCGCAGCGCGCTCGTCTGGGCCGCCGGCGAGGCCCAGCGCCGGGGAGACCCGCTGCGCGTCGTCCACGTGCTGGACTGGGACTGGTCGGCCGCCCGCTACGAGTTCGCCGGGGACCTGTTCGAGGCCGAGCGCGGCCAGGCGGAGGCCCTGGTGGCCGCGGCGGCCCGGCAGGCGCGCGGCGTCGCCCCGGACCTCGACGTCGAGACGGACGTGCTGATCGGCGACCCGGCCGCACAACTGATCATCGACTCGGAGTCGGCGGACCTGATGGTCCTCGGGCGGCGCGGCCACGGCGGCTTCGCCGGGCTGCGACTCGGCTCGGTCAGCCAGCGGGTCGCCACGCACGCGCACTGCCCGGTCGCCGTGATCCGCGCCGAGCCGGCGGTGGACCGGCCGGTCGCGGCCGGGGTCGACGACTCGGCCGCCGCCGACCGGGTGCTCGAGGCGGCGTTCACCGCGGCCCAGCAGCGCGGCGCCCGCCTGGTGCTGATCCGTTCGTACCTGCCGCCGTTCCCCCGCTACCGGGGCAGCCTCCCGCCGGCCGAGCTGCACACCCCGCAGCAGGACGCCGCCGAACGGGCCCGGTTCGCCGAGCAGGTGGGCCCGTGGCAGGACAAGTTCCCGGACGTACCGGTGGAGTTGCTCCTGTCGCACAGCGGCGCCGCCTCCGTGCTGGTCGGCGTCTCGCACGGCGCCCAGCTGATCATCGTCGGCAGCCGTGGCCACGGGGTGATCGCCGGAACCCTGCTCGGCTCCACCGGCCTGCAGCTGCTGCACCACGCCGGGTGCCCGGTCCTGATCGTGCGCCCGGGCGCCGGCCGCTGA
- a CDS encoding CBS domain-containing protein: MRSCKVGDVMTRDVVAVDEDTLYRDVVDLLVARRISAVPVVDDRGRVTGMVSEADLLRKIEYAGAGQPRIFERPARRGGRAKASARTASGLMSTPAVVVGADTPIAAAARLMDTRKVKRLPVTDEHGRLVGIASRSDLLRAYLRSDEQIRAEVCTGVLRPLLADEALGVTVEVAGGVVTLSGHLERWSSADLAERLTHRVTGVVQVSSRLSYRFDDRSAQRPSGTR; the protein is encoded by the coding sequence GTGCGAAGCTGCAAGGTCGGCGATGTGATGACCCGGGACGTGGTGGCGGTCGACGAGGACACCTTGTACCGCGACGTGGTGGATCTGCTGGTCGCCAGGCGGATCAGCGCGGTCCCGGTGGTCGATGACCGGGGCCGGGTCACCGGGATGGTCTCCGAGGCCGACCTGCTCCGCAAGATCGAGTATGCCGGCGCCGGACAGCCGCGGATCTTCGAGCGGCCGGCGCGCCGCGGCGGGCGGGCCAAGGCCTCGGCGCGCACCGCGTCCGGGCTGATGAGCACCCCGGCGGTGGTGGTGGGGGCGGACACGCCGATCGCGGCCGCCGCCCGGCTGATGGACACCCGCAAGGTCAAGCGGCTGCCGGTGACCGACGAGCACGGCCGGCTGGTCGGGATCGCGTCGCGCAGCGACCTGTTGCGCGCCTACCTGCGCTCGGACGAGCAGATCCGGGCCGAGGTGTGCACCGGCGTGCTGCGGCCGCTGCTGGCCGACGAGGCCCTCGGCGTCACGGTCGAGGTGGCCGGTGGGGTGGTCACCCTCTCCGGCCACCTCGAGCGCTGGTCGTCCGCCGACCTGGCGGAACGGCTCACCCACCGGGTCACCGGCGTGGTGCAGGTGAGCTCGCGGCTGTCCTACCGGTTCGACGACCGGTCGGCCCAGCGTCCGTCCGGGACGCGCTGA
- a CDS encoding universal stress protein: MYQRKIVIGFDGSPSADAALAWALDEANRTGARAELVYADEWSAWGPATAGEHVDPAAGDMLRRAVAAARRTHPGVGVTATTVPALACTALADRSDRAGMIVLGTRGHSALAGLVGSVGAAVGAHAHCPVVVVHGDVRATAPVVAGVDDSPSAAAVLRFAARQAAGRGVGLRVLRIGTPDGRRAHAAPFGELVAAVRAGFPGLDIEAETVRDDPAGALVTAGDTAQLLVVGARGHGAVRGLLLGTVSRHLLRHAGCPVAIVHDAGRSGPVPRARRAPLVAGV, encoded by the coding sequence ATGTACCAGAGGAAGATCGTCATCGGGTTCGACGGGTCGCCGTCCGCCGACGCCGCCCTGGCGTGGGCGCTGGACGAGGCGAACCGTACCGGCGCGCGCGCCGAGCTGGTCTACGCCGACGAGTGGTCCGCCTGGGGCCCGGCGACGGCGGGCGAGCACGTCGACCCGGCCGCCGGCGACATGCTCCGGCGGGCGGTCGCCGCGGCCCGGCGGACCCATCCGGGGGTCGGCGTCACCGCCACGACGGTACCGGCGCTCGCGTGCACCGCGCTGGCCGACCGCTCCGACCGGGCCGGGATGATCGTGCTCGGCACCCGTGGGCACAGCGCCCTGGCCGGGCTGGTCGGCTCGGTCGGCGCCGCGGTCGGCGCGCACGCGCACTGCCCGGTCGTGGTGGTCCACGGCGACGTGCGGGCCACCGCGCCGGTCGTCGCCGGGGTGGACGACTCCCCGTCGGCGGCGGCGGTGCTGCGGTTCGCCGCCCGGCAGGCGGCCGGACGCGGGGTCGGGCTGCGGGTGCTGCGGATCGGGACGCCGGACGGCCGGCGCGCGCACGCCGCCCCGTTCGGCGAGCTGGTGGCCGCGGTCCGGGCCGGGTTCCCGGGCCTGGACATCGAGGCGGAGACCGTCCGCGACGACCCGGCCGGCGCGCTGGTGACCGCCGGGGACACCGCCCAGCTGCTGGTCGTCGGCGCCCGCGGGCACGGCGCGGTGCGCGGGCTGCTGCTCGGCACGGTGAGCCGGCACCTGCTGCGGCACGCCGGCTGCCCGGTCGCGATCGTGCACGACGCGGGCCGGTCCGGTCCCGTGCCGCGGGCGCGCCGGGCGCCTCTGGTGGCGGGCGTCTGA
- the ppdK gene encoding pyruvate, phosphate dikinase, producing the protein MSGFVYDFVDGHKDLKDLLGGKGANLAEMTRMGLPVPPGFTITTEACRAYLRTGAMPPGLLAEVEEHLRAMQVAVGKTFGDPADPLLLSVRSGAKFSMPGMMETILDIGLNDMTVAGLARRSGDERFAWDSYRRLVQMFGRTVFDVPAEAFQAELGDRHESELSAGQLGDLVHAYQKVFEGHTGRPFPQAPHEQLFLAIGAVFRSWNAERAVLYRRQERIPQDLGTAVNVMAMVFGNRGEDSGTGVAFTRDPATGRRGSYGDYLRNAQGEDVVAGIRNTMPLSELATVDPASHAQLESIMQRLEERYRDLCDIEFTIENGRLWMLQTRVGKRTPAAAFVIAAQLVDEGVITLDEALQRVSGEQLAQLMFPSFDDESAPPPLTTGVPAAPGAAVGAVVFDSAAAVAATGPVILVRRETNPDDLPGMIAAQGVLTARGGKTSHAAVVARGMGKTCVCGAEEIRIGPDSFTVGGTTVHAGEVISIDGTSGRVYAEPVPVHPSRVVRFFEGELSAGADPLLCAVQRLMEHAGRVARLEVHANADTGPDALRARRFGATGVGLCRTEHMFLGERRVLVERLILAETDAERDEALAALLPLQRADFQQLFAAMDGLPVTVRLIDPPLHEFLPPLEELTARVARADALGEDAGHAGVLLNAVRRMHESNPMLGLRGVRLGLVVPGLFGMQVRAVAQAAAACAAAGGDPRPEIMVPLVATAQELEIVRAEAEAVLASVPGVPPVRIGTMIEVPRAALTAAQIAETAEFFSFGTNDMTQMTWGFSRDDVEGAFFGRYLELGVFATSPFESLDADGVGELVRLAVERGRATRPALTVGVCGEHGGDPASVRFFHTAGLDYVSCSPFRVPIARLEAGRAAVAGATGSDSR; encoded by the coding sequence GTGTCTGGATTCGTGTACGACTTCGTCGACGGCCACAAGGACCTCAAGGACCTGCTCGGCGGCAAGGGGGCCAACCTCGCCGAGATGACCCGGATGGGGCTGCCGGTGCCGCCCGGGTTCACGATCACCACCGAGGCGTGCCGGGCGTACCTGCGCACCGGGGCGATGCCGCCCGGGTTGCTGGCCGAGGTCGAGGAGCACCTGCGGGCGATGCAGGTCGCGGTCGGCAAGACGTTCGGCGATCCGGCGGACCCGCTGCTGCTGTCGGTGCGTTCCGGGGCGAAGTTCTCCATGCCCGGGATGATGGAGACGATCCTGGACATCGGCCTCAACGACATGACCGTGGCGGGGCTGGCCCGGCGCAGCGGCGACGAGCGGTTCGCCTGGGACTCCTACCGGCGGCTGGTGCAGATGTTCGGCCGTACCGTGTTCGACGTGCCGGCCGAGGCGTTCCAGGCCGAGCTGGGCGACCGGCACGAGTCCGAGCTGAGCGCGGGGCAGCTCGGTGACCTGGTGCACGCGTACCAGAAGGTCTTCGAGGGCCACACCGGCCGGCCGTTCCCGCAGGCGCCGCACGAGCAGCTGTTCCTGGCCATCGGGGCGGTGTTCCGTTCCTGGAACGCCGAGCGGGCCGTGCTCTACCGCCGGCAGGAGCGCATCCCGCAGGACCTGGGGACCGCGGTCAACGTGATGGCGATGGTCTTCGGCAACCGGGGCGAGGACTCGGGCACCGGGGTGGCCTTCACCCGGGACCCGGCGACCGGCCGGCGCGGCAGCTACGGCGACTACCTGCGCAACGCCCAGGGTGAGGACGTGGTCGCCGGGATCCGCAACACGATGCCGCTGAGCGAGCTGGCCACCGTCGACCCGGCCAGCCACGCCCAGCTGGAGTCGATCATGCAGCGGCTGGAGGAACGCTACCGCGACCTGTGCGACATCGAGTTCACCATCGAGAACGGCCGGCTGTGGATGCTGCAGACCCGGGTCGGCAAGCGCACCCCGGCGGCCGCGTTCGTGATCGCCGCGCAGCTGGTCGACGAGGGCGTCATCACCCTCGACGAGGCGTTGCAGCGGGTCAGCGGGGAGCAGCTGGCCCAGCTGATGTTCCCCAGTTTCGACGACGAGTCCGCGCCGCCGCCGCTGACCACCGGCGTGCCGGCCGCCCCGGGCGCCGCGGTCGGCGCGGTGGTCTTCGACTCGGCGGCCGCGGTGGCCGCGACCGGGCCGGTCATCCTGGTGCGCCGGGAGACCAATCCCGACGACCTGCCCGGCATGATCGCCGCGCAGGGCGTCCTGACCGCCCGCGGCGGCAAGACCTCGCACGCCGCGGTGGTCGCGCGGGGCATGGGCAAGACCTGCGTCTGCGGCGCCGAGGAGATCCGGATCGGCCCGGACTCGTTCACCGTGGGCGGCACGACCGTGCACGCCGGTGAGGTGATCTCGATCGACGGCACCAGCGGGCGGGTCTACGCCGAACCGGTGCCGGTGCACCCGTCCCGGGTGGTGCGTTTCTTCGAGGGTGAGCTCAGCGCCGGCGCCGACCCGCTGCTGTGCGCGGTGCAGCGCCTGATGGAGCACGCCGGCCGGGTCGCCCGGCTGGAGGTGCACGCCAACGCCGACACCGGCCCGGACGCGCTCCGGGCCCGCCGGTTCGGCGCCACCGGGGTGGGCCTGTGCCGTACCGAGCACATGTTCCTCGGCGAGCGCCGGGTCCTGGTGGAACGGCTGATCCTGGCCGAGACCGACGCCGAGCGCGACGAGGCGCTCGCCGCGCTGCTGCCGTTGCAGCGGGCCGACTTCCAGCAGCTGTTCGCCGCGATGGACGGGCTGCCGGTGACGGTGCGGCTGATCGACCCGCCGTTGCACGAGTTCCTGCCCCCGCTGGAGGAGCTGACCGCCCGGGTGGCCCGCGCCGACGCGCTGGGCGAGGATGCCGGGCACGCCGGGGTGCTGCTCAACGCGGTACGCCGGATGCACGAGTCCAACCCGATGCTGGGGCTGCGCGGCGTCCGGCTGGGCCTGGTCGTCCCCGGCCTGTTCGGCATGCAGGTCCGCGCGGTCGCGCAGGCCGCCGCGGCGTGCGCCGCCGCCGGCGGCGACCCCCGGCCGGAGATCATGGTGCCGCTGGTCGCCACGGCGCAGGAGTTGGAGATCGTACGGGCGGAGGCCGAGGCGGTGCTGGCGTCGGTGCCCGGCGTCCCACCGGTCCGGATCGGCACGATGATCGAGGTGCCCCGGGCGGCGCTGACCGCCGCCCAGATCGCCGAGACCGCCGAGTTCTTCTCCTTCGGCACCAACGACATGACCCAGATGACCTGGGGTTTCTCCCGTGACGACGTGGAGGGCGCGTTCTTCGGCCGCTACCTGGAGCTGGGCGTGTTCGCCACCTCGCCGTTCGAGAGCCTCGATGCGGACGGTGTCGGCGAGCTGGTGCGTCTCGCGGTCGAGCGCGGCCGGGCCACCCGTCCCGCTCTGACCGTGGGGGTGTGCGGGGAGCACGGCGGTGACCCCGCCTCGGTGCGCTTCTTCCACACCGCCGGCCTGGACTACGTGTCGTGTTCACCGTTCCGCGTGCCGATCGCCCGGCTGGAGGCGGGCCGGGCCGCGGTGGCCGGCGCGACCGGCTCCGACAGCCGCTAG